Proteins from a single region of Macrobrachium nipponense isolate FS-2020 chromosome 11, ASM1510439v2, whole genome shotgun sequence:
- the LOC135224517 gene encoding uncharacterized protein LOC135224517: MLFGPRPSLGWLAYLMLGGSWRRYTIMLVAFCLISLFIVDEGKKMVTLRHLSPAPFPPPVTFVHSPDNPLITPLDACSVEAASAGIEKGQMNRRVYVYLWKETITPADEWANWMLRLPMIQVTNMDLPSLVSGPLSASLKKAAFMSTWQKWLAARLGILWKYGGVSMSFGSIMTKALHVEFTGPHTGIIVEGENQLLDPVLLATPPHHPAIAVLAAYLVNDTSSANRDTEATLGQLLTKAFLNGCGVDRLTRLPSSSCRTFNFIARNKTFSIEKDAGHPEDALLIRYPEELYTFRDDKRFLRYFQANHLERFCPITARHLEMRVVAEGI, translated from the exons ATGCTGTTTGGGCCGAGACCTTCGC TGGGATGGCTGGCCTACCTCATGCTGGGGGGGTCGTGGCGCCGGTATACCATCATGCTTGTCGCCTTCTGCCTGATCAGCCTGTTTATCGTGGACGAGGGTAAGAAGATGGTCACGCTGCGTCATCTGTCG CCAGCGCCATTTCCACCACCCGTAACTTTCGTGCACTCTCCGGACAACCCTCTCATCACGCCCTTGGACGCCTGTTCCGTCGAAGCAGCCTCCGCAGGGATTGAGAAGGGCCAGATGAATCGCAGGGTCTACGTATACTTGTGGAAGGAGACGATAACCCCTGCCGATGAATGGGCCAACTGGATGCTTCGGCTGCCCATGATTCAGGTCACTAATATGGATTTGCCCAGT CTCGTCAGTGGACCACTCTCCGCCTCCCTGAAGAAAGCGGCCTTCATGAGTACCTGGCAGAAGTGGTTGGCCGCTCGTCTCGGTATCCTCTGGAAATATGGTGGTGTCTCCATGTCTTTTGGATCCATCATGACGAAGGCCCTACACGTGGAGTTCACGGGACCCCATACTGGTATTATAGTGGAGGGAGAGAATCAATTGTTGGACCCTGTTTTGCTGGCTACGCCCCCGCATCACCCTGCCATCGCTGTTTTGGCTGCGTACCTT GTTAATGACACCAGCAGTGCAAACAGGGACACTGAGGCCACTCTTGGACAACTCCTGACAAAAGCCTTTTTGAACGGTTGTGGAGTCGACAGGCTAACACGTCTGCCTAGTTCGAGTTGCCGCACGTTCAACTTCATCGCCAGAAACAAAACGTTCTCGATT GAGAAAGATGCTGGACATCCAGAAGATGCTCTTCTCATCAGGTATCCCGAGGAACTTTACACCTTCAGAGATGATAAGCGCTTTCTGAGATACTTCCAAGCCAACCATCTCGAACGGTTCTGCCCAATTACTGCTCGACACCTGGAAATGAGGGTGGTGGCCGAGGGCATTTGA